From the genome of Motacilla alba alba isolate MOTALB_02 chromosome 13, Motacilla_alba_V1.0_pri, whole genome shotgun sequence, one region includes:
- the GABRA6 gene encoding gamma-aminobutyric acid receptor subunit alpha-6 isoform X2, producing MALLLAWACVAVSVGTALGDQGDGADLYSENITRILDKLLDGYDNRLRPGFGGAVTEVKTDIYVTSFGPVSDVEMEYTMDVFFRQTWTDERLKFSGPTEILRLNNLMVSKIWTPDTFFRNGKKSIAHNMTTPNKLFRIMQNGTILYTMRLTINADCPMRLVNFPMDGHACPLKFGSYAYPKSEIIYTWKKGPLHSVEVPQESSSLLQYDLIGQTVSSETIKSNTGEYVIMTVYFHLQRKMGYFMIQIYTPCIMTVILSQVSFWINKESVPARTVFGITTVLTMTTLSISARHSLPKVSYATAMDWFIAVCFAFVFSALIEFAAVNYFTNLQAQRAMRKAARAAALAAALSAATVPAEDEIVSHSDSNSNLKKRVNSIASQAEQSPETSIISNTASQCQPLPVPPPAPPQPPAIGGASKIDQYSRILFPVAFAGFNLVYWVVYLSKDTMEFFEPSAMHFRNDPQSN from the exons ATGGCTCTGCTGCTCGCCTGGGCTTGTGTGGCTGTGAG CGTGGGGACGGCGCTGGGGGACCAGGGCGACGGGGCGGACCTCTACTCGGAAAACATCACTCGGATCCTCGACAAGTTGTTGGACGGCTACGACAACAGGCTCCGACCGGGATTTGGAG GCGCCGTGACAGAAGTCAAGACGGACATCTACGTGACCAGCTTCGGGCCGGTGTCCGACGTGGAGATG GAATACACGATGGATGTCTTCTTTCGTCAGACGTGGACTGATGAGAGGCTGAAGTTTAGTGGGCCAACTGAAATTTTGAGACTGAACAATTTAATGGTCAGTAAAATTTGGACACCAGACACGTtttttagaaatggaaaaaaatcaattgctCACAATATGACAACTCCTAACAAACTTTTCAGAATTATGCAGAATGGAACTATTCTTTACACTATGAG ACTAACCATTAATGCTGACTGTCCTATGCGGTTGGTGAACTTCCCAATGGATGGACATGCTTGTCCACTGAAATTTGGAAGCT ATGCTTATccaaaaagtgaaataatttatacTTGGAAAAAAGGACCATTGCATTCAGTAGAAGTACCACAGGAGTCTTCCAGTCTTCTCCAGTATGACCTCATAGGACAAACTGTATCTAGTGAAACAATTAAATCTAACACAG GTGAATATGTAATCATGACAGTTTATTTCCACTTGCAAAGGAAGATGGGCTACTTCATGATACAGATATACACCCCTTGCATTATGACAGTCATTCTTTCTCAGGTGTCTTTCTGGATTAACAAGGAGTCTGTTCCAGCCAGGACAGTTTTTG GAATCACTACAGTCCTCACCATGACCACTTTGAGCATCAGCGCTCGCCATTCTCTGCCCAAGGTGTCCTACGCCACCGCCATGGACTGGTTCATAGCCGTGTGCTTTGCCTTTGTCTTCTCTGCACTTATTGAGTTTGCAGCTGTCAACTACTTCACCAATCTCCAGGCTCAGAGAGCAATGAGgaaggcagccagggcagcagcactggcagcagcactaTCAGCAGCAACTGTACCGGCAGAGGACGAGATTGTCTCG catTCTGACTCGAACTCTAACCTGAAGAAGAGAGTGAACTCCATAGCATCTCAAGCAGAGCAGTCTCCTGAAACCAGCATAATATCAAATACTGCATCCCAGTGTCAGCCTCTGCCTGTTCCTCCACCAGCCCCACCACAACCACCAGCTATTGGAGGTGCAAGTAAAATAGACCAGTATTCCAGGATCCTCTTTCCAGTGGCATTTGCAGGATTCAACCTGGTGTACTGGGTTGTTTATCTTTCAAAAGACACTATGGAA ttttttgAACCTTCAGCAATGCATTTTCGAAACGACCCTCAGTCCAACTGA
- the GABRA6 gene encoding gamma-aminobutyric acid receptor subunit alpha-6 isoform X1, translating into MALLLAWACVAVSVGTALGDQGDGADLYSENITRILDKLLDGYDNRLRPGFGGAVTEVKTDIYVTSFGPVSDVEMEYTMDVFFRQTWTDERLKFSGPTEILRLNNLMVSKIWTPDTFFRNGKKSIAHNMTTPNKLFRIMQNGTILYTMRLTINADCPMRLVNFPMDGHACPLKFGSYAYPKSEIIYTWKKGPLHSVEVPQESSSLLQYDLIGQTVSSETIKSNTGEYSLQLLYFHLQRKIGYYLIQTYIPCIMTVVLSQVVFWINKESVPARTVAGITTVLTMTTLSISARHSLPKVSYATAMDWFIAVCFAFVFSALIEFAAVNYFTNLQAQRAMRKAARAAALAAALSAATVPAEDEIVSHSDSNSNLKKRVNSIASQAEQSPETSIISNTASQCQPLPVPPPAPPQPPAIGGASKIDQYSRILFPVAFAGFNLVYWVVYLSKDTMEFFEPSAMHFRNDPQSN; encoded by the exons ATGGCTCTGCTGCTCGCCTGGGCTTGTGTGGCTGTGAG CGTGGGGACGGCGCTGGGGGACCAGGGCGACGGGGCGGACCTCTACTCGGAAAACATCACTCGGATCCTCGACAAGTTGTTGGACGGCTACGACAACAGGCTCCGACCGGGATTTGGAG GCGCCGTGACAGAAGTCAAGACGGACATCTACGTGACCAGCTTCGGGCCGGTGTCCGACGTGGAGATG GAATACACGATGGATGTCTTCTTTCGTCAGACGTGGACTGATGAGAGGCTGAAGTTTAGTGGGCCAACTGAAATTTTGAGACTGAACAATTTAATGGTCAGTAAAATTTGGACACCAGACACGTtttttagaaatggaaaaaaatcaattgctCACAATATGACAACTCCTAACAAACTTTTCAGAATTATGCAGAATGGAACTATTCTTTACACTATGAG ACTAACCATTAATGCTGACTGTCCTATGCGGTTGGTGAACTTCCCAATGGATGGACATGCTTGTCCACTGAAATTTGGAAGCT ATGCTTATccaaaaagtgaaataatttatacTTGGAAAAAAGGACCATTGCATTCAGTAGAAGTACCACAGGAGTCTTCCAGTCTTCTCCAGTATGACCTCATAGGACAAACTGTATCTAGTGAAACAATTAAATCTAACACAG GCGAATATTCACTCCAGCTGCTCTATTTCCATCTGCAAAGGAAAATAGGCTACTATCTCATTCAGACATACATTCCATGCATCATGACTGTCGTCTTGTCTCAAGTTGTGTTTTGGATTAACAAAGAATCTGTTCCAGCAAGAACTGTGGCTG GAATCACTACAGTCCTCACCATGACCACTTTGAGCATCAGCGCTCGCCATTCTCTGCCCAAGGTGTCCTACGCCACCGCCATGGACTGGTTCATAGCCGTGTGCTTTGCCTTTGTCTTCTCTGCACTTATTGAGTTTGCAGCTGTCAACTACTTCACCAATCTCCAGGCTCAGAGAGCAATGAGgaaggcagccagggcagcagcactggcagcagcactaTCAGCAGCAACTGTACCGGCAGAGGACGAGATTGTCTCG catTCTGACTCGAACTCTAACCTGAAGAAGAGAGTGAACTCCATAGCATCTCAAGCAGAGCAGTCTCCTGAAACCAGCATAATATCAAATACTGCATCCCAGTGTCAGCCTCTGCCTGTTCCTCCACCAGCCCCACCACAACCACCAGCTATTGGAGGTGCAAGTAAAATAGACCAGTATTCCAGGATCCTCTTTCCAGTGGCATTTGCAGGATTCAACCTGGTGTACTGGGTTGTTTATCTTTCAAAAGACACTATGGAA ttttttgAACCTTCAGCAATGCATTTTCGAAACGACCCTCAGTCCAACTGA